One window of Watersipora subatra chromosome 3, tzWatSuba1.1, whole genome shotgun sequence genomic DNA carries:
- the LOC137392146 gene encoding uncharacterized protein: MEKGYIVKRQKRNDVIQVLTAVITISALTLSVYSQISYQLLKEDVNHLTARLDQLERNGIQVTMMSSTDMEQVLQKRSAEDEGVSDGILSQLSPGQLSYLRGPPGRDGRDGRDGRDCEESDLTGLKTRVEKLVNYTKSVVARPSARHSDNADVQPASGGGSSYIRWGRKSCGNTSQLLYTGLAAGQHYDHEGGSSVYTCLPSEPEYNSYLASSTGNYIYGGEYQTDSNIFPSRMHDQNVPCSRCYLPSISTTIMIPAKRTCPLSWNKEYEGYLMSGLYSQKRAYNYVCMDKEPEALTGLHTNTDGALFYFVQGACGELGYCPPYIANAELTCVVCSK; this comes from the exons ATGGAAAAAGGTTACATAGTCAAGCGACAGAAGCGTAATGACGTCATCCAGGTATTGACTGCTGTTATAACAATCTCTGCTCTGACTCTCTCTGTCTACTCTCAAATAAGTTACCAGTTGTTAAAGGAGGATGTTAATCATTTAACCGCAAGACTAGATCAGCTAGAAAGAAATGGAATACAG GTGACAATGATGTCTTCAACTGATATGGAACAAGTCCTACAAAAAAGATCAGCAGAAGACGAGGGAGTTAGTGATGGCATACTAAGTCAATTATCACCAG GACAACTTTCATACTTAAGAGGACCTCCAGGAAGAGATGGTAGGGACGGTAGAGATGGCAGAGATTGTGAAGAGTCAGACCTGACTGGACTGAAAACGAGGGTTGAAAAGTTGGTAAACTACACCAAGTCAGTTGTAGCTCGACCATCTGCCAGGCACTCTGATAATG CTGACGTACAACCAGCTTCTGGAGGAGGAAGTTCGTATATTAGATGGGGCAGAAAATCGTGTGGTAACACTTCACAGCTCCTCTACACAG GACTAGCAGCAGGGCAACACTATGACCATGAAGGAGGGTCATCTGTCTATACATGTCTACCTTCAGAGCCGGAGTATAACTCATATTTAGCTAGCAGCACGGGTAATTACATATATGGAGGAGAGTACCAGACTGACTCGAATATATTTCCTAGTCGTATGCATGACCAGAATGTACCTTGTTCCAGATGCTACCTTCCTAGCATATCTACAACTATTATGATACCTGCTAAAAGAACTTGTCCATTATCTTGGAATAAG GAGTATGAAGGATATCTGATGTCAGGGCTCTACAGTCAAAAGAGAGCGTAtaactatgtatgtatggaCAAAGAACCAGAAGCCTTAACTGGACTACATACCAATACAGATGGAGcgctgttttattttgttcaaggAGCCTGTGGCGAACTAGGATATTGTCCACCTTACATCGCGAATGCAGAATTAACTTGTGTTGTTTGCTCTAAATGA